ACGTCGTGTATGTCGCCGCCTCGCCGCTGGCCAACTGGCACCGCAACCTCAGCTTGCTGATACCGGGCGCCCTCACTTCCGCGGTCGGGGTTGCCAAGCCCTGAGCATAACGAGGAGTCATTATGGACAATCTCAACCCCCAACATCCCGTCGCCAATGTACTGTATCACCCGCCCACACTGAACATGCAGTGGGACCCGCGCGCGCCCGACATCGGTTCCGAGGAAAGCGTGGTCAACCTCAAGAACTGGTTCAACACCCTGTACGACAGCCGCTGGCTGATCGGCACCATCACCTTGCTGGTGACTCTCCTGGCGGTCGTGTATGCCCTTGTCGCCAAGCCCGTGTACGAGGCGAACCTGATGATTCACGTCGAGGAGGAAAGCCCGAACGCATCGAAGAACATCCTCTCGGAGGCGTCGTCGCTGTTCGAAACCAAGAAGGCGGCGATCGCCGAAATGGAGCTGCTGCGCTCGCGCATGGTCATTTCGCGGGCCGTCGACAACCTGCAGCTGTACATCGAGGTCGATCCTGTCTATTTCCCGATCGCCGGATCGTGGATCGCCAACCAGACCCGCACCGAGCTGTCGGAACCGGGCATTTTCGGCTGGGGCGGCTATGTCTGGGGCGGTGAAGAAATCGAGGTCGGAACCTTCAACGTGCCCGAAGGGCTGCAGAACCGCGAGTTCAGCATCGTCGCGCTGAAAGGCCAGCGCTACCGCTTCGGCGGCGGCGGCGGCGCCCCCGCCTTCGAGGGCACGGTGGGCGAGCGCTACATGGTGCCCACCACCGACGGCAGCGTCGAGCTGAAGATCGATCACCTGGTGGCCAAGCCGGGCGCGCGCTTCCGGTTGCGCCGCATGTCGCGGCTGGGCACCATCGAGCGCATCCAGAACGCGATGGTGATCAGCGAGCAGGGCAAGCAGTCGGGCGTGATCGAGGTGAAGATGCAGGGCGAAAGCTCGAAGCGCATCAACCGGCTGCTTTCGGCGATCGGACGTGAATACATGCGCCAGAACCTGGCGCGCAAGACCGAGGAGGCCGAGAAGTCGCTGGCTTTCCTGAACCAGCAGCTGCCGATCCTGAAGCGCCAGCTGGAGCAGTCGGAGGAGAAGTACAACCAGTTCCGCAACGCCCACGGCACCATCGACCTGCACGAGGAAGCGCGCATGAGCCTTCAGCAGGCCGCCGCCGCACGGGCGCGCCGGCTCGACCTGATCCAGAAGAAGACCGAGCTGCTGGCGCGTTTCACCGAGGACCATCCGATCGTCCAGGGCGTCAATGGCCAGCGCAAGGAAGTCGACACCGAAATCGATGATGTGGCCAAGCGCATCCGCACCTTGCCGGTGCTCGAGCAGGAAGAAACGCGCCTCACGCGCGAGATCAAGGTCAACACCGACCTGTACACGGCCTTGTCGAACACGGCCCAGCAGCTGCGACTGATATCGGTGGGCCGGGTCAGCAACGTGCGCATGATCGACGCGCCGATGGCGCCTGAGAAGCCGGTGCGGCCGAACCGCCCGGTGATCATCGTGCTGGCGATGGTGATCGGCCTGTTCCTCGGCGTGGCGATGGCGCTCGCGCGCAAGGCAATGAAGGGCGGCATCGACGAGCCGGGCAAGATCGAGCGCCTGCTGCGCGCGCGCGTCGTCTACGCCACCATTCCGCATAGCGCCAACCAGGAAAAGCTCGTGCGCAAGATGCGTGGTGACGGGTCCGTGCTGCCGCTGCTGGCGCAGGTGA
This window of the Massilia sp. R2A-15 genome carries:
- a CDS encoding polysaccharide biosynthesis tyrosine autokinase, whose protein sequence is MDNLNPQHPVANVLYHPPTLNMQWDPRAPDIGSEESVVNLKNWFNTLYDSRWLIGTITLLVTLLAVVYALVAKPVYEANLMIHVEEESPNASKNILSEASSLFETKKAAIAEMELLRSRMVISRAVDNLQLYIEVDPVYFPIAGSWIANQTRTELSEPGIFGWGGYVWGGEEIEVGTFNVPEGLQNREFSIVALKGQRYRFGGGGGAPAFEGTVGERYMVPTTDGSVELKIDHLVAKPGARFRLRRMSRLGTIERIQNAMVISEQGKQSGVIEVKMQGESSKRINRLLSAIGREYMRQNLARKTEEAEKSLAFLNQQLPILKRQLEQSEEKYNQFRNAHGTIDLHEEARMSLQQAAAARARRLDLIQKKTELLARFTEDHPIVQGVNGQRKEVDTEIDDVAKRIRTLPVLEQEETRLTREIKVNTDLYTALSNTAQQLRLISVGRVSNVRMIDAPMAPEKPVRPNRPVIIVLAMVIGLFLGVAMALARKAMKGGIDEPGKIERLLRARVVYATIPHSANQEKLVRKMRGDGSVLPLLAQVMPEDPAIESLRSFRAAMQFSMPHFKSNIVMLAGPTRNLGRSFVSANFAAVMAASGKRVLLIDADLRNGHLHHYFGVGREQGLSQAISGAMPVDQVIHRGVLENLDFIPTGALPPNRSEFLLHLNFGGMLEAISANYDLVLLDPPPILAVADALIIGAHAGAVFIITRAGVTSEADINESIKRLNHAGISPQGVLFNDMVLRLRSRHSDVSTGQLAYSA